The Corynebacterium suranareeae genome window below encodes:
- a CDS encoding HAD family hydrolase, which translates to MIAPGPAPKLVASDVDGTLINSSERVPKRLREVIARMTDQDVTFALSTGRPPRWIHYVLDQLTVKPICICANGAVLYDSATDEILAAQTLSPTVMTDTVMAARAALEAHGGVSIAAERAGESAYDPSQELFLVTPEYSHAWPSTEHGTVSEDEVLSKPATKLLMRSDHLESKQLFDIVRAAVPVDQVHVTFSMSGGLIEIAAPGVTKALGVSMLAKRLGIEREDVITFGDMPNDIEMLQWAGRGVAMGNARPEVKAVSDHITATNDDAGVADVLEWWF; encoded by the coding sequence ATGATTGCCCCGGGGCCAGCGCCCAAGCTGGTTGCCTCTGATGTTGATGGCACGTTAATTAATAGCTCTGAGCGCGTGCCCAAGCGCCTGCGCGAGGTGATCGCGCGGATGACCGATCAGGACGTAACCTTTGCGCTATCCACTGGCCGCCCGCCCCGCTGGATTCACTACGTGCTGGACCAATTAACCGTCAAGCCGATTTGTATCTGCGCAAATGGCGCGGTGCTCTATGATTCCGCCACCGATGAGATCCTTGCAGCTCAAACGCTCAGCCCAACCGTTATGACGGACACCGTCATGGCTGCGCGTGCCGCTTTGGAAGCCCATGGTGGCGTCAGCATTGCCGCCGAGCGCGCCGGAGAATCCGCCTACGATCCATCCCAAGAACTGTTTCTGGTGACCCCGGAATACAGCCACGCCTGGCCCTCAACCGAACACGGAACCGTGTCGGAAGATGAGGTGCTTTCCAAACCTGCCACCAAGTTGTTGATGCGCAGCGACCATCTGGAATCCAAGCAGCTTTTCGATATCGTCCGCGCGGCCGTCCCCGTCGATCAAGTCCACGTGACCTTCTCCATGTCCGGTGGCCTGATTGAGATCGCAGCGCCCGGCGTGACCAAGGCGTTGGGCGTATCGATGCTGGCCAAGCGCTTAGGTATTGAGCGCGAGGACGTTATAACGTTCGGCGACATGCCCAACGATATCGAGATGCTGCAATGGGCAGGTAGGGGAGTAGCCATGGGCAATGCTCGCCCAGAAGTCAAAGCAGTCTCCGACCACATCACCGCCACCAACGACGACGCCGGCGTGGCCGATGTGTTGGAATGGTGGTTTTAG
- the glpK gene encoding glycerol kinase GlpK — protein MRTSKANAYVAAIDQGTTSTRCIFIDAQGKVVSSASKEHRQIFPQQGWVEHDPEEIWDNIRSVVSQAMVSIDITPHEVASVGLTNQRETTVVWDKHTGEPVYNAIVWQDTRTTEICQEIAGPDGQDKWLDRTGLLINSYPAGPKVKWILDNVEGARKRAENGDLLFGTMDSWVLWNLTGGVRGDDGEDALHVTDITNASRTLLMDIRTGQWDPELCEALDIPMSMLPEIRPSIGEFRSVRHRGTLADVPITGVLGDQQAALFGQGGFHEGATKNTYGTGLFLLMNTGKSLKISEHGLLSTIAYQKQDEEPLYALEGSVSMGGSLVQWLRDNLQLIPNAPAIENLAREVEDNGGVHVVPAFTGLFAPRWRPDARGIITGLTRFANRNHIARAVLEANAFQTREVVDAMAKDAGKTLESLRVDGAMVQNDLLMQMQADFLGIDVQRLDDVETTAVGVAYAAGLGSGFFRSTEEIEQLIAVKKVWNPDMSEEERERRYAAWNKAVEHSYNQA, from the coding sequence ATGAGAACCTCAAAGGCCAATGCGTACGTTGCAGCGATTGACCAAGGCACCACCTCCACTCGGTGCATCTTCATCGATGCCCAAGGAAAAGTGGTGTCTTCTGCCTCCAAAGAGCACCGACAAATCTTCCCCCAGCAAGGCTGGGTAGAGCACGACCCGGAAGAAATCTGGGACAACATCCGATCCGTTGTCAGCCAAGCGATGGTGTCCATCGACATCACCCCGCACGAAGTGGCATCCGTAGGATTAACCAACCAACGCGAAACCACCGTTGTGTGGGATAAACACACCGGCGAACCGGTCTACAACGCCATTGTGTGGCAAGACACCCGCACAACTGAAATCTGCCAAGAAATTGCAGGCCCAGATGGCCAAGATAAATGGCTCGACCGCACCGGCCTTTTGATCAACTCCTATCCAGCAGGTCCCAAAGTGAAATGGATCCTGGACAATGTGGAAGGTGCCCGCAAGCGCGCAGAAAACGGTGACCTTCTCTTTGGCACCATGGACAGCTGGGTGCTGTGGAACCTCACCGGCGGCGTGCGTGGTGATGATGGCGAAGACGCCCTCCACGTCACTGACATCACCAACGCCTCCCGCACCTTACTCATGGATATCCGCACCGGGCAATGGGATCCAGAACTTTGCGAAGCCTTAGATATCCCCATGTCGATGCTCCCAGAAATCCGCCCCTCCATCGGCGAATTCCGATCCGTACGCCACCGCGGCACGCTTGCCGATGTCCCCATCACAGGAGTGCTTGGCGATCAACAGGCAGCCCTTTTTGGCCAGGGCGGATTCCACGAAGGCGCCACAAAGAACACCTACGGCACTGGCCTATTCTTGCTGATGAACACCGGCAAGTCCCTAAAAATCTCCGAGCACGGACTGCTGTCCACCATCGCATATCAAAAACAGGACGAAGAACCCCTCTATGCGCTGGAAGGCTCCGTTTCCATGGGCGGCTCGCTGGTGCAGTGGCTGCGCGATAACCTGCAGCTCATCCCCAATGCACCGGCAATTGAAAACCTCGCCCGAGAAGTAGAAGACAACGGCGGCGTACACGTAGTCCCCGCATTCACCGGCCTATTCGCACCACGCTGGCGCCCCGACGCCCGCGGAATCATCACCGGCCTCACCCGCTTTGCCAACCGCAACCACATCGCACGCGCAGTCCTTGAAGCCAACGCCTTCCAAACCCGCGAAGTAGTAGACGCCATGGCCAAAGACGCCGGGAAAACCCTCGAATCCCTCCGCGTTGACGGCGCCATGGTCCAAAACGATCTGCTCATGCAAATGCAAGCCGACTTCCTTGGCATCGATGTCCAGCGCCTCGACGACGTAGAAACCACCGCCGTTGGTGTTGCCTACGCAGCAGGACTTGGATCAGGATTCTTCCGATCAACCGAAGAAATCGAACAACTCATCGCGGTGAAAAAAGTGTGGAATCCCGACATGAGCGAGGAAGAACGAGAGCGCCGCTACGCCGCGTGGAACAAAGCGGTGGAGCACTCGTATAACCAGGCCTAA
- the serS gene encoding serine--tRNA ligase, translated as MIDLKFLRENPDVVRTSQITRGEDPALVDELISADESRRESIKAADDLRAEQKAFGKKIGQASPEERPALLEGSNELKAKVKEAEAAQEAAEQKVNELQMKLSNVVAGAPAGGEDDFVVLETIGEPRTFDFEPKDHLELGESLGLIDMKRGTKVSGARFYYLTGDGAMLQLGMLMLAAQKAREAGFSMMIPPVLVRPEIMAGTGFLGDHSEEIYYLERDDMYLVGTSEVALAGYHKDEIIDLNEGPVKYAGWSSCFRREAGSYGKDTRGILRVHQFDKVEMFVYCKPEEAEDVHQQLLAMEKEMLAAIEVPYRVIDVAGGDLGASAARKFDTEAWVPTQDTYRELTSTSNCTTFQARRLQTRYRDENGKPQIAATLNGTLATTRWLVAILENNQQADGSVIVPEALRPFVGKDVLKPVK; from the coding sequence ATGATCGATCTGAAATTCCTCCGTGAAAACCCGGACGTTGTTCGTACCTCCCAGATCACTCGCGGCGAAGACCCCGCGCTTGTGGACGAACTGATTAGTGCTGATGAATCTCGACGCGAATCCATCAAGGCTGCCGATGATCTGCGCGCTGAGCAAAAAGCATTTGGAAAGAAGATCGGACAGGCCTCTCCGGAGGAACGCCCCGCGCTGCTAGAGGGCTCCAATGAGCTTAAAGCCAAGGTGAAAGAAGCCGAGGCTGCGCAGGAAGCTGCGGAGCAAAAGGTCAATGAGCTGCAAATGAAGCTCTCCAACGTGGTTGCTGGTGCACCTGCCGGTGGTGAAGATGATTTCGTTGTTCTAGAGACCATCGGTGAGCCTCGGACGTTTGATTTCGAGCCAAAGGATCACTTGGAGCTGGGTGAATCCTTAGGTCTTATTGATATGAAGCGCGGCACCAAGGTATCGGGTGCTCGTTTCTACTACCTGACTGGTGATGGCGCGATGCTGCAGCTGGGCATGCTCATGTTGGCTGCTCAAAAAGCCCGCGAAGCCGGATTCAGCATGATGATCCCACCTGTGTTGGTGCGCCCTGAAATCATGGCCGGCACCGGTTTCTTAGGCGATCACTCCGAGGAAATCTACTACCTTGAGCGCGATGACATGTACCTGGTTGGTACCTCCGAGGTTGCTCTAGCTGGTTACCACAAAGATGAAATCATTGACCTTAATGAAGGCCCAGTAAAGTACGCCGGTTGGAGCTCCTGCTTCCGCCGTGAGGCCGGTTCTTACGGCAAGGACACCCGCGGTATTTTGCGCGTGCACCAATTCGACAAGGTAGAGATGTTTGTCTACTGCAAGCCCGAAGAGGCTGAAGATGTCCACCAGCAGCTTCTTGCCATGGAAAAAGAAATGCTCGCTGCCATTGAGGTTCCCTACCGTGTTATCGATGTCGCAGGTGGAGACTTAGGTGCATCGGCTGCTCGGAAGTTCGACACGGAAGCATGGGTGCCAACCCAGGACACCTACCGCGAGTTGACCTCGACCTCTAACTGCACCACCTTCCAGGCACGTCGCCTGCAAACCCGCTACCGCGATGAAAACGGCAAGCCACAGATCGCTGCTACGTTGAACGGCACCTTGGCTACCACCCGCTGGCTTGTTGCCATTTTGGAAAACAACCAGCAAGCAGACGGTTCTGTGATTGTTCCTGAGGCATTGCGTCCATTCGTGGGCAAAGATGTGCTCAAGCCAGTTAAATAA
- the glf gene encoding UDP-galactopyranose mutase, producing the protein MTESNNYDLIVVGSGLFGLTVAERAASQLGKKVLIVERRSHLGGNAYSEAEPETGIEIHKYGAHLFHTSNTRVWEYVNQFTSFTGYQHRVFAMHNGTAYQFPMGLGLINQFFGKYYSPDEARELIKEQSSEIDSADATNLEEKAISLIGRPLYEAFIRDYTAKQWQTDPKNLPAGNITRLPVRYNFNNRYFNDTYEGLPVDGYAAWLERMADHELIDVRLDTDWFDVRDELRANNPDAPVVYTGPLDLYFNYSAGKLGWRTLDFETEVVETGDFQGTPVMNYNDADVPYTRIHEFRHFHPEREEKYPKDKTVIMREFSRFADNNDEPYYPINTPDDREMLKQYRLLAAEEAATNKVLFGGRLGTYQYLDMHMAIGSALSMFDNKLVPYFQDGTPLEQERGH; encoded by the coding sequence ATGACGGAATCGAATAATTACGACTTAATCGTTGTAGGCTCCGGCCTCTTCGGACTCACAGTGGCAGAACGCGCAGCGAGCCAGCTGGGTAAAAAAGTCCTCATCGTTGAACGCCGCTCCCACCTCGGTGGCAATGCCTACTCTGAAGCAGAACCAGAAACTGGCATTGAGATCCACAAATACGGAGCACACCTCTTCCATACCTCAAACACCCGGGTGTGGGAATACGTCAACCAATTCACCTCGTTCACTGGCTACCAGCACCGTGTGTTTGCGATGCACAACGGCACCGCTTATCAATTCCCCATGGGTTTGGGTCTGATCAACCAATTCTTTGGCAAGTACTACAGCCCAGATGAAGCTCGTGAGCTCATTAAAGAGCAATCTTCAGAAATCGATTCCGCCGACGCCACCAACCTCGAAGAAAAAGCCATCTCCCTGATCGGCCGCCCACTCTACGAGGCCTTCATCCGCGACTACACCGCAAAACAATGGCAGACCGACCCTAAAAACCTGCCTGCTGGCAACATCACCCGCCTGCCAGTTCGCTACAACTTCAACAACCGCTACTTCAACGACACCTATGAAGGTCTCCCAGTAGACGGCTATGCAGCGTGGCTAGAGCGCATGGCAGACCACGAGCTCATTGATGTGCGCCTTGACACCGATTGGTTCGATGTCCGCGATGAACTCCGCGCAAACAACCCAGATGCCCCAGTTGTTTACACTGGTCCACTAGACCTCTACTTCAACTACTCGGCAGGCAAACTCGGATGGCGCACCCTTGATTTCGAGACCGAAGTCGTAGAAACCGGTGACTTCCAGGGAACCCCAGTAATGAACTACAACGACGCAGATGTTCCTTACACCCGCATTCACGAATTCCGTCACTTCCACCCAGAACGTGAAGAAAAATACCCTAAAGACAAAACAGTCATCATGCGAGAGTTCTCCCGCTTCGCAGATAACAACGATGAACCTTATTACCCCATCAACACCCCAGATGACCGCGAGATGCTGAAGCAGTACCGCCTTCTAGCCGCTGAAGAAGCTGCAACTAATAAGGTACTGTTCGGTGGCCGACTAGGAACTTACCAATACCTCGACATGCACATGGCTATCGGTTCTGCGCTCAGCATGTTTGACAACAAGCTGGTTCCATACTTCCAAGATGGAACACCGCTCGAGCAAGAACGCGGACACTAA
- a CDS encoding N-acetylmuramoyl-L-alanine amidase → MLAIILTAVLGASGLAAAGTQYLNTQGEGIGPVAVQNTSESFNSGSNVVVDDPAITGQGEGEGARTVKEFQRDEQFSSFALTWTGQKDVTAFVRAEQPDGSWSQWYDMEPLTNEDSGINGTELIWHGPTNKVQVSTLNIDLFEQDAAAADENGQDIPAAEQASEPAPEAPEIPVEPAPAADAPAEIPTEIPAEAPTADYSADTGLAPLPSNYGDIQPVADIDEGFNAVFIDGNADAGVGVGNVADTDGMPKVISRAGWGADESLRCSNPTIDNGVSAITIHHTAGSNNYTEAQAAAQVRGAYSYHAKTLGWCDIGYQSLVDKFGNIYEGRAGGMTKAVQGAHAGGFNQNTWAISMMGDYSSITPSDATINAVGELAGWRAKVAGFDPTGSDTHYSEGTSYSRYGYGQRVTLPNIFAHRDVGLTSCPGDAGYAQMDRIRQIAKTKYNSLQSGNSGTTTPATSTKQTSTSNAPTTTNQPASPAEPEQSSEEDVLATLLTGGSSGGADLLNGANSEQLLTGLGSIAAVLLAASLADGSLSGLIGNVGNNNGVPVLNDVKLNEIIPIVDTVINLTGDNKYSRGWNELNNTLGPVLGAATGGETTVQYASDQNSEVSFVPFENGIMVSSPEAGTHGLWGVIGDTWAQQGADLGPLGLPTSNEYQSGDQLRVDFQNGYITFDPATGKADIHLN, encoded by the coding sequence ATGCTCGCTATTATTTTGACTGCCGTATTGGGTGCCTCCGGCTTAGCAGCAGCCGGCACCCAATACTTGAATACGCAGGGCGAAGGCATCGGGCCAGTAGCCGTGCAAAACACCAGTGAATCGTTTAACTCCGGTTCCAATGTGGTTGTTGATGACCCAGCCATTACCGGCCAGGGTGAGGGCGAAGGTGCCCGAACCGTTAAGGAATTTCAAAGGGATGAGCAATTTTCCAGCTTTGCTCTGACTTGGACCGGTCAAAAAGACGTGACCGCGTTTGTTCGCGCCGAACAGCCTGATGGTTCCTGGTCTCAGTGGTACGACATGGAACCACTGACCAATGAGGATTCAGGTATCAACGGAACCGAGCTGATCTGGCACGGTCCGACCAACAAGGTGCAGGTATCTACCCTCAATATCGACCTGTTTGAGCAAGACGCAGCAGCAGCTGATGAAAATGGCCAGGACATCCCGGCCGCGGAACAAGCCTCCGAACCAGCTCCAGAAGCGCCGGAGATCCCAGTCGAGCCAGCTCCAGCAGCTGACGCCCCCGCAGAGATCCCCACAGAGATCCCTGCCGAAGCTCCTACTGCCGACTACTCCGCTGACACTGGCCTAGCCCCACTTCCGTCAAACTATGGCGATATCCAGCCTGTGGCTGATATTGATGAGGGCTTCAACGCTGTGTTCATTGACGGTAATGCTGACGCAGGCGTTGGTGTTGGCAATGTTGCTGATACTGACGGCATGCCTAAGGTAATTTCTCGTGCGGGCTGGGGTGCTGATGAGAGCTTGCGCTGCTCCAACCCAACTATCGATAATGGTGTTTCTGCGATCACGATTCACCACACTGCGGGTTCCAACAACTACACCGAAGCTCAGGCTGCTGCGCAGGTTCGTGGCGCATATAGCTACCATGCCAAGACTCTTGGTTGGTGTGATATTGGTTACCAGTCTTTGGTAGATAAGTTTGGCAATATCTACGAGGGTCGTGCTGGTGGCATGACCAAGGCTGTTCAGGGTGCTCACGCAGGTGGGTTCAACCAGAACACTTGGGCTATTTCCATGATGGGCGATTACTCTTCGATTACCCCGTCTGATGCAACCATTAATGCTGTTGGTGAGCTTGCTGGTTGGCGTGCAAAGGTTGCTGGTTTTGATCCAACTGGCAGCGATACCCATTACTCTGAGGGTACTTCTTACTCGAGGTATGGATATGGCCAGCGGGTTACGTTGCCTAATATTTTTGCTCACCGTGATGTTGGTTTGACGTCGTGTCCTGGTGATGCGGGTTATGCGCAGATGGATCGTATTCGTCAGATCGCTAAGACGAAGTACAACAGCTTGCAAAGTGGTAATAGTGGCACCACGACTCCGGCGACTTCAACGAAGCAGACGTCGACAAGCAATGCCCCTACAACCACCAACCAGCCTGCAAGCCCGGCTGAGCCTGAGCAGTCGAGCGAGGAGGATGTCCTGGCTACGCTGCTGACCGGCGGATCTTCCGGTGGCGCTGACTTGCTCAATGGTGCGAACTCTGAGCAGCTTCTGACTGGTCTTGGTTCTATCGCTGCGGTGCTGCTTGCTGCGTCTTTGGCTGATGGCAGCCTAAGTGGGCTGATCGGTAATGTGGGCAACAACAATGGTGTACCGGTTTTAAATGATGTGAAGCTCAATGAGATCATTCCGATCGTTGATACCGTGATCAACCTAACCGGTGATAACAAGTATTCACGTGGCTGGAATGAACTAAACAACACTCTTGGACCTGTGTTGGGTGCTGCAACTGGTGGCGAAACCACGGTGCAGTACGCAAGTGATCAAAACTCTGAGGTGTCGTTCGTGCCGTTTGAAAATGGCATCATGGTCTCTTCCCCTGAGGCTGGAACCCATGGTCTGTGGGGCGTTATCGGTGATACGTGGGCGCAGCAGGGCGCTGACTTAGGCCCGTTGGGACTTCCAACCAGCAATGAGTACCAGTCTGGTGATCAGCTGCGTGTTGATTTCCAGAACGGTTACATCACTTTTGATCCTGCGACTGGTAAGGCTGACATTCACCTAAACTAG
- a CDS encoding lysophospholipid acyltransferase family protein has product MIKRNGFFVEDSLAKVPPHPSESREPFYGRTIINAVRAVLKAQDVRISIFGAENIPTTGGALLAINHTGYYDFILGGIPAFVRGKRLVRFMAKKEIFDTPVVGTLMRWMKHVSVDRSAGASSMKEAQTRLDAGHLVGIFPEATVSRSFEIKELKTGAVRIADAAQVPLLPLIIWGGQRIITKDIDRDLGRSHIPVFISVGEPVDPSGDPEEATQRLYEAMKTLLDETRTAYEQQYGPFDGGELWRPQSLGGGAPTLEQAKMLEIAEKERRQAKRAAKAAKKRTPLIRKLFKK; this is encoded by the coding sequence ATGATCAAAAGGAATGGCTTTTTTGTTGAGGATTCTTTAGCTAAAGTTCCTCCGCACCCAAGCGAATCACGGGAGCCATTTTACGGGCGCACCATCATCAACGCAGTTCGCGCGGTGTTGAAAGCCCAGGATGTACGCATCTCCATCTTTGGTGCAGAAAACATTCCAACCACCGGTGGGGCTTTGTTGGCCATCAACCACACTGGTTATTACGATTTCATTTTGGGCGGAATCCCCGCTTTTGTGCGTGGCAAACGCCTGGTGCGCTTTATGGCAAAGAAAGAAATCTTTGACACCCCCGTCGTAGGCACGCTGATGCGCTGGATGAAGCACGTTTCCGTGGACCGATCCGCCGGGGCAAGCTCGATGAAAGAGGCACAAACGCGTCTCGACGCCGGCCACCTCGTCGGCATCTTCCCCGAAGCAACGGTGTCTAGGTCTTTTGAAATTAAGGAACTAAAAACCGGCGCCGTACGCATCGCAGACGCGGCCCAAGTTCCACTGCTGCCACTAATTATTTGGGGCGGGCAGCGCATCATCACCAAAGACATCGACCGCGACCTGGGACGTTCACACATTCCGGTATTTATCAGCGTGGGCGAACCCGTCGACCCCAGCGGCGATCCAGAAGAAGCCACGCAGCGCCTCTATGAGGCGATGAAAACGCTTCTCGACGAAACCCGCACCGCCTACGAACAACAATATGGCCCATTCGACGGTGGAGAATTATGGCGACCACAGTCTCTTGGCGGTGGCGCACCAACGTTAGAGCAGGCGAAAATGTTGGAAATCGCCGAAAAGGAACGTCGACAAGCAAAGCGCGCCGCTAAGGCCGCCAAAAAACGCACCCCCTTGATTAGGAAACTCTTTAAAAAATGA